From one Cucurbita pepo subsp. pepo cultivar mu-cu-16 chromosome LG17, ASM280686v2, whole genome shotgun sequence genomic stretch:
- the LOC111779146 gene encoding scarecrow-like protein 6: MKAMSLPLSFEDIRSNGVLNFTSLSDSPPPPPQLRRHNWSCGTDSTNLLKDICYVGAAEPTSVLDTRRSPSPPTSSSTLSSSFGGGGGGNASTDTAVVAPPSSLTQNPSPLDKCGGGGGGGALGIDDWESVLPESPGHGPSVLGLIMSDVEDPSLGLNKLLQSGGGSGGGGGSHLDLDFSGVDHGFVFEPNTLAGESIVDPSCNDFHNGRLFPGVFQNQNQMMEAIDEKPQIFNSPQVMMNQNQTQFTQNPALFMPLPYGSPVQDHHQNHHHHNLLVPPPAKRFNSGSIGANYQEIMNRRQQQAQQVQVQMFAQQQRASIAAAMAKQKMVDEEIANQQLQQAISDQLFKAIEVIETGNSVLAQGILARLNHHLSSPIGKPFQRAAFYFKEALQSLLQNPSNPSSNVISSPYSIIFKIAAYKSFSELSPVLQFANFTSNQALLEAFNGFNRLHIIDFDIGYGGQWASLMQELALRNGSGCLKITAFASTSTHDEFELGFTQENLKNFANDLGIGFELEILNMESLNSGSWPLPLNVTENEAIAVNLPVGSFFNDALPLPMVLRFVKHLCPKIVVCVNRGGNRMDVAFPQRVINALHCYSGLLESMDAVTVNMDTQMKMERYLLQPGIEKLVRSGEAWKERLPPWRSLFLSSGFSPLTFSNFTESQADCLVQRTPVQGFHVEKRQSSLVLCWQRKELVSVSAWRCS; the protein is encoded by the coding sequence ATGAAGGCCATGTCCTTACCCTTGTCTTTTGAAGACATTCGTTCAAATGGGGTATTGAATTTCACTTCTCTCTCCGAttctccgccgccgcctccaCAACTCCGCCGTCACAACTGGAGTTGTGGCACTGATAGTACCAATCTGCTCAAAGATATTTGCTATGTGGGTGCTGCTGAACCCACCTCTGTTCTCGACACTCGAAGAAGCCCAAGCCCTCCCACTTCCTCTTCCACACTGTCTTCGTCTttcggcggcggtggtggtggtaaCGCCTCCACCGACACTGCAGTGGTTGCGCCCCCATCTTCTCTCACTCAAAACCCTTCTCCTTTAGACAAatgcggcggcggcggcggtggtggcgCCCTTGGAATTGATGATTGGGAAAGTGTTTTGCCGGAATCCCCTGGCCATGGTCCCTCCGTTCTTGGGTTAATTATGAGTGATGTTGAAGACCCATCTCTGGGATTGAATAAGCTACTGCAGAGCGGAggcggcagcggcggcggtggtggttCTCATCTGGACTTGGACTTTTCCGGTGTCGATCATGGTTTCGTCTTCGAACCGAATACTCTCGCCGGAGAATCTATTGTAGACCCATCTTGCAACGATTTCCATAACGGGAGACTGTTTCCTGGCGTGTTTCAGAATCAGAATCAAATGATGGAAGCGATTGATGAGAAGCCACAGATTTTCAATTCTCCCCAAGTTATGatgaatcaaaatcaaacccaGTTCACTCAGAATCCGGCTCTGTTTATGCCTCTGCCTTATGGCTCCCCTGTTCAAGATCACCATCaaaaccaccaccaccacaatCTGCTGGTTCCGCCGCCTGCTAAACGGTTCAATTCGGGTTCAATTGGGGCTAATTATCAAGAAATTATGAATCGTAGACAGCAACAGGCACAACAAGTTCAAGTTCAGATGTTTGCTCAGCAGCAGAGGGCATCAATAGCAGCAGCTATGGCAAAACAGAAAATGGTGGATGAAGAAATAGCAAATCAACAGCTCCAACAAGCCATTTCCGACCAGCTATTCAAAGCCATAGAGGTAATCGAAACAGGGAATTCTGTACTCGCGCAAGGGATATTGGCGCGGCTCAATCATCATCTCTCTTCCCCCATCGGGAAGCCCTTTCAAAGGGCTGCATTCTACTTCAAGGAGGCGTTGCAGTCACTCCTTCAAAACCCTTCAAATCCATCCTCCAATGTCATCTCCTCCCCTTATAGCATCATTTTCAAGATTGCTGCTTACAAATCCTTCTCTGAGCTCTCCCCTGTTCTTCAGTTCGCTAATTTCACCTCTAACCAAGCCCTCCTCGAGGCCTTCAATGGCTTCAATCGACTTCACATAATCGATTTCGATATCGGATACGGCGGGCAATGGGCTTCTTTGATGCAGGAGCTTGCCTTGAGGAATGGCAGTGGGTGTCTCAAAATCACAGCCTTTGCTTCGACTTCCACACATGACGAATTTGAGCTTGGTTTTACCCAAGAAAACCTGAAGAATTTCGCTAATGATCTTGGTATTGGGTTTGAGCTAGAAATTCTTAACATGGAGTCTTTGAATTCTGGTTCATGGCCATTGCCACTAAATGTTACAGAAAATGAGGCGATTGCGGTGAATCTCCCTGTTGGTTCGTTCTTCAACGACGCACTCCCATTGCCGATGGTTCTCCGTTTCGTGAAGCATCTATGCCCAAAAATCGTTGTATGTGTTAACCGAGGGGGGAACCGAATGGATGTGGCGTTCCCCCAACGTGTAATCAATGCGCTGCATTGTTATTCAGGGTTGCTTGAATCAATGGATGCAGTGACTGTGAATATGGATACCCAAATGAAGATGGAGAGGTATCTACTGCAACCCGGCATCGAGAAGCTGGTGAGGAGTGGTGAGGCTTGGAAGGAAAGGCTGCCTCCATGGAGATCTCTGTTTTTATCATCCGGATTCTCCCCATTGACATTCAGTAACTTCACGGAGTCGCAGGCCGATTGTTTGGTGCAGCGAACGCCGGTGCAGGGATTTCACGTCGAGAAGAGACAGTCGTCGCTTGTTTTATGCTGGCAGCGAAAGGAGCTCGTGTCGGTCTCCGCTTGGAGGTGTTCATAG
- the LOC111779072 gene encoding putative lipid-binding protein At4g00165 → MGLRIPKALALVALLNIIALACVSSAKPGCSPKVQPSPATTPIAKAKCPKDTLKLGVCGSWLGLISEQIGAKPSKKCCTLLKGLADLEAALCLCTALKANVLGVVTVDVPIALSLVVNSCGKSIPQGFVCP, encoded by the coding sequence ATGGGGCTCAGAATTCCAAAGGCTTTGGCTCTTGTAGCCTTGTTGAACATCATAGCTTTGGCTTGTGTTTCATCAGCCAAACCGGGTTGCTCTCCGAAGGTTCAGCCATCGCCTGCTACCACACCGATAGCGAAGGCTAAGTGCCCAAAAGATACACTCAAGTTAGGGGTTTGCGGTAGCTGGCTAGGGCTCATATCTGAGCAGATCGGAGCGAAACCTAGCAAGAAATGTTGTACTTTGTTGAAGGGGTTGGCCGATCTCGAGGCTGCATTGTGTTTGTGCACGGCGCTGAAGGCGAATGTGTTGGGTGTTGTTACCGTTGATGTGCCTATTGCTCTTAGTTTGGTTGTAAATTCATGTGGGAAAAGTATTCCACAAGGCTTTGTTTGTCCTTAG
- the LOC111778615 gene encoding uncharacterized protein LOC111778615 — protein sequence MVDVQIVCCMCGDIGFPDKLFRCNHCRTRFQHSYCSNYYTELGRADPIQVCDWCRCEGRTSSSSRSHGTSSKRPPPTSERIKQHHEDASSSVGEKGKHGTAGGVPSPKPTTRRYKLLKDVMC from the exons ATGGTGGATGTTCAAATTGTTTGCTGCATGTGCGGCGACATCGGCTTCCCTGACAAGCTCTTCCGCTGCAACCACTGCCGCACCCGCTTTCAACATTC CTATTGCAGTAATTACTACACTGAATTGGGTCGCGCCGACCCAATTCAGGTCTGTGATTGGTGCCGGTGTGAAGGTCGtacttcctcctcctccagaTCACATGGAACCTCCTCCAAGAGACCGCCGCCCACCAGTGAGAGAATCAAGCAGCACCATGAAGATGCCTCCTCCTCCGTTGGTGAGAAGGGGAAACACGGCACCGCGGGTGGCGTTCCgtcgcccaagcccaccacacGCAGGTACAAGCTTCTGAAGGACGTAATGTGCTGA